Genomic DNA from Carnobacterium divergens DSM 20623:
AGAATGGCCAATTTCATCATGAAATAAATGGGCTAACTGATTATGTGTTTCTAATTGAAGCAATTGCTGTTGTTGCTGAGATACGTGCTGTTCTTGGCGTTGATTGGCTTGCTTTTGATTAAGCTGATAGTCACGTAATTGGAGGGTTAAAGTTTGAATTTTCTCTTCCAAATATAAGACAAAGAAAGTCAATAAACTTACTAAACTATAACTTGCAATCAACAAGAAGGAATCCTTAAAAATAAAAAAGGGGACACCTACTAAGCAAAATTTTAGCCAGGTAAAACGATAAAATAAAGCAAAATCAACCCAATAACCACCTATTGTAATCGGTATTAAATAATAAAAAAGCTGAGAACAAAAAGTACCAAAAACAACTAAACTTACAAGTAACCCAAGCGCTACTAATTGTTGCTGTTTTTTTGTTTTGCAGCTGTAAAAAAGCAAACTAATTGAAAAATAAAGTAAGCATCCTAATAAAAAGAAGCCAAATTGTTGAAAGTGTTGAATTTCTTGAAAAGCCCCTAAAGCAAAAAGTAAAAGCAACTGAAAAATCAATTTATGATTCAAAACCATGTCATTCACCAATCTTCCCAGTTAAAAAATAAATCGCAATCTGTGTCCGATGGGCCAACCCCGTTTTACTAAGAATGGTTGAAATATAATTGGCAACAGTTCCATCAGAAATAAACAAAACTTTACCGATTTCCTTATTAGACAAGCCTTTGGCAATACTTGCCATAATTTCAACTTCTCGAGTAGTAAACGGGCTCAAGTCAATCGTAGGCGACAACGCCTCATTCTGATTTGTTTTTAATTGCAGCCTAAATTTTTCAAAAATCGTTTCTTGCAAGACATGCTGGTTCAATGCAACACTCCGAATGGTTTGAGCAATCACATCAGGATCATTATTTTTAAGTAAATAACCCTTTGCTCCATTTTCCAAAGCTTCCGATATGTAATCATCGTCATCAAAAGTCGTTAAAATTAATACCTTTGTCTGTGTTTGTTGAACAATTTTCTGTGTAGCTGCCACACCATCCATAATAGGCATCCGAACATCCATTAACACAACATCAATTGGCGTTTCCAAGCAATAATTAAGGGCTTCTTGCCCGTTAGCAACGGTACCAACCACTTCAATATCATCATAAGAATTCAACACAATCGCCATTCCACCTGTAATAAAGACATTGTCATCTGCAATTAAAATCCGAATCATTCCATCCACCTCTTTGTCTTTTATTATACGGAGAGTTAGGTTCATTTGCACGTTAAATTAATCTAAATAAGCGTAGTCATTTTTTTGTAGAAAAAAAGAACCTTCCAACTATGAAAGATTCTTTCTTAATTCAACTACTCGTTACTCCAAAAATCCTTTTTTTTGAAGAAACTCTTTCGCAACAGTAGCTGCCGATTGATTGTTAATATTCACTTCATAATTCATTTTCCGCATCTCATCATCCGTTATTTTTCCACCTAGCTTATTTAAAATAGCTGCTAATTCTGGATATTTTTCCAGCGTGCTGTTTAAAAGCAATGGCGCGCCTTGATAAGGAGGGAAGAGCTGTCGATCATCTTTTAAGACCGTTAACTTGTATTGAGCCAGCTCACTATCCGTTGAGTAGGCATCAATCACTTGAATATCACCAGCTTCGATAGCAGAGTAACGAAGTTTAGGCTCCATCGTTTGTAAACGATCAAAGGTAATCCCATATAATTTTTGAATCCCTTTATACCCATCATTACGATCAGCAAATTCTAAGGTAAAGCCAACATTTGCAGTATGACTAACTGCTTGTAAATCAGAAATAGAGGATAGTTGATGTTCTTTTGCATAGTTTTGAGAAACCGCTAAAGCATAAGTGTTATTGTACTTCATCGGATCTAAATACGCCATTTTGAATTGCTTATCCAGTCCGGTCTTAGCTTGTTGATAGACTTGGTTTTCATCATGACTTTTAGAAGGCTCATTTAAGAAGGTCTCTAAAACCGTCCCAGTAAATTCTGGGTAAATATCAATATCGCCTTTTTGCAATGCATTAAATAAAAAGCTAGTTTTTCCCATATTTGGTTTTAATGTAACCTTCAAATCCGTTTCATCTTCAATAAGGTATTTATACATATTGATTAAAATTTCTGGTTCAGCACCTAATTTCCCTGCAATGACAACTTCTTTTTGAGGTTGATTAATAAGCGGGATTAAAATAAAGCCTAGAATAACGACTGCTAAGGTGCCCAAAGTAATCAAGCTTTTTTTAAAGGAGATACGTTCAAAAATCCGTAATAAATAATCAAAAATAATAGCTAACAAAGCAGCAGGAATTGCCCCAAGTAAAATTAATTGATGATTATTCCGGTCAATGCCAAGTAAAATCAAACTTCCTAAACCACCAGCACCGATTAAAGCCGCTAAGGTGGCCGTACCAATAATTAAAACCATCGCTGTTCGAATTCCTGCCATAATAACAGGCATAGCAATTGGAATTTGAACCTTGTACAGACTACGCCAACGATTCATCCCCATCGCACTTGCTGCTTCAACAAGAGAAGGATCAACCTCCGCAATTCCTGTATAGGTATTTCGCAAAATTGGAAGGAGTGCATAAATGACTAACGCAATCACAGCAGGCAACGTTCCAATTCCCACTAGAGGAATCATTAAGCCTAATAAGGCAAGAGAGGGGATTGTCTGGAAAATAGCCGCAACTTGAATAATAGGCTCCGCAATTTTTTTATGAGAAGTTAAATAAATTCCTAAAGGCAGTGCAATTAAAACCGCAATCAACAAGGCAACAAAAGAAATTTGAATGTGTTGAAGGAGAGCAGTTGCTAAATCTTCTTTACGTTCTTGAAATGTTTCAATCAACGTCATCATCAATCTGTCCCTCCTTTTTGAATACCAGAACTTAGAAATGCAAGGAAGTCTTGATGAGTGATTTTACCTAAGTAAGTGGAGTCCTCTATGATTTGAACAATTGGAAATCTTGTTAAGGCTAAAATTAAGTCATCAACCGAAGTCTCTTTTGTGACCACTAAAGCCTCCGTTTCTTCAAGTGCTAAAGGTGATGTTGAAAAATGATTCATAGCCATCAACGTTTGAACGGTTTGAGAAGTGGTAACAGCTACATTCCCAGATTGAAGAAATTCGCGAACAAATTCATTTTTAGGATTCTGACAAATTTCATCAGGAGTCCCAATTTGTTCCACATGCCCCTCCTTCATAATACAAATGCGATCGCCTAACTTTAAAGCCTCTTGCATATCATGAGTCACAAAGACAATCGTCTTTTTAACTTGTTGATGAAGTTTCGCCACATCTTCTTGCAAATTCTTTTTACTGATAGGGTCCAGTGCACTAAAGGGCTCATCCATTAAAATAATATCTGGGTCAGCCGCCATTGCTCGTAAAACACCCACACGTTGTTGTTCACCACCAGATAATTCAGAAGGCAAACGGTGACGGTAACTTTCAGCGTCTAAGCCCACACTCGTTAACAACTCTGTTACTCGTTCCTTCATTTGCGTTTTTGACCATTTTTTCATTTCGGGTACAGTTGTAATGTTCTCTTCAATCGTCATATTTGGAAAAAGGGCAATTTGCTGTAAGACATAGCCAATATTCCAACGCAACTCATGAATCGTATAGTCAATAATCGGTTTATTCTGAATTCGAATCGTACCAGTTGTTAATGGAATTAAGCGATTGATCATTTTTAAGGTAGTGGTTTTTCCACTTCCACTAGGACCAATCAAGACAAAAAATTCTCCTTCGTTAATTTCAAGAGTTAAGTCCGAAACAACAGGTTTTCCTGGAGAATAAGATTTTGAGACGTTTTCAAAGCGAATCATTTCATCCCTCCTTTAATGTTTTTGTAAACAAAATTATAGCATTTTTTAATTTAGAACGCTAGTTCGCTGACTTGAAATAAAAAAAAAGAACAATAAACGACGAATCATTTATTGTTCAAATAACATATACTTATTGAAGTTTCAGCTCAAGTCGTTTCGATACACGCGAAAGTAAGAAACAAACAATAAAATACAAGAATGTCATAGCAGCAAACATCGGTAAGACGGCTGTTGTATCTTGACCGTAAATAATTTTTGCATTATGAGTCAATTCTGGTAAAGAAATAATAACAGCAAGAGACGTATCTTTAATTAATGAAATAAATTGGCTGACAATCGGGGGAAGCATCTTTTGAAAGGCCTGTGGAAAGATAATCGACCAAAGTGTTTGACCATACGTCAATCCAGTCGAACGACCAGCTTCCATTTGCCCCTTAGGAACGGCATTTAAGCCCGCTCGAATAATTTCAGAGAGCATTGCCGATTCAAAAATAGTTAAAGCAGCCACACTTGACCAGAAAATACTTAGACGAATGCCAACTTGTGGCAATGCAAAATAAGTAAAAAAGATAATCAACAACAAAGGCAAATTACGTATAATATCAATTAAAACACCGACAATCGCTGAAATAAATGGAACTTTCATAAAACGAATCAGACCTGCAATCCCGCCGATGACAAAGCTAAAAATAATCGACAAGACAGCGACCATAATTGTGACCCATAAACCATCTAATAAGAAGCGAATATTGATCCATGAAAAAGCCTCGATAAAGTTCAAATCAACTCTCCTCCTTCTTAATTTTTAACCTCTAAACGTTTTTCAATATGCTTCATCAAATAAGACAAAGGCAATGTTAAAATCAAATAAAACCCACCAACAATTAAATACGTATCAAAGGTATTAAAGGTTTCACTTGCAATCAAATCCCCTTGATACATCAAATCAAGACCTGCAACCATCGCTAAAATAGAGGAATTTTTCACTAGATTAATAAACTGATTGCCTAGTGGGGGAATGACAATCTTAAAGGCTTGGGGCAAAATAATGTACCACATCACCTTGGAATAGGTGAAACCAGAAGAAAGCCCAGCTTCTAATTGACCTTTTGGAACACTCTCAATTCCTGCACGAACCGTTTCAGCAATAAAAGCAGAAGTATAAAGGGTTAATCCAATGGTTCCCGCAGTAAAGCCATTCAATTGAAACCAATACAAAGGTGCAACCACGTAGAAAAACATAACAATAATCAATAACGGAATATTACGGAAAAATTCCACATAAGCCTTTGCAAAGTATTGAACCCATTTTTTATGAGAGAGTTGAAAAATAGCCATCAACGTTCCAATAATCAAACTAAAAAGCAATGCAAGCAAACTTGCATAAAGTGTATATTTAAAACCTTCAATCAAAGGCGTTGAGTAAGTTGAAAGAATTGTACCCATAGTTACGCGTCACCTCACTTAAATTATTTTTTAGGAAACCATTTTTGATAAATCTTATCATAAGTTCCATTAGATCTAATTGTTTCTAAAGCATGATTCACTTCTTTTAGGAAAGGTTCTTGCCCTTTATTAATGGCAATCCCATAAGGCTCATCAGTAAAGTTCCCACCGGCAAGTTCATAATCAGGATTTTCTTCAGCAATTCCTAAAAGGATACTATTATCTGTAGTCATAGCGTCACCTTGGCCAGATTGCAAGGCAGTAAAAGCCTCTGCATAATTTTCTAATTCCAATACTTTTGTCTCAGGCGCATTAGCTCGAATGTTAATGGCAGAAGTGGAGCCCTTAACCGCTAAAACTGTTGTACGAGCATTTAAATCTGCAATGCTTTTGATAGGACTGCCTTTTTTGACTAACAAAGATTGCCCTGCATCAAAATAGCTATCTGTAAAATCCACTACTTTTTTACGCTCGTCAGAAATCGTCATAGTAGCAATAATGGCATCAATATTTCCGTTTTTTAACAAGGGAATTCTTGTTTTGGAAGTAACTTCCACAAACTCCGCTTTTCCATCCTTACCAAGTATTTCTGTTGTTAAGGCCTTTGCAATATCAATGTCAAAGCCTTCAATTTCACGAGATTCAATATTGATTAAACCAAAAAGCCGTGTATCTGTTTTTACTCCCCAAACAATCGTTGGACTGGTTTTGATTCTTGTTTTAATGTCCTCGTTCGCAACACTTGCTTTGCCACAAGCCGTTAAGACGAGCATCATCAAGAAGAGGAGAGCGCCTTTTTTTAATAATTGTTTCATCAGCAAATGCCTCCTTTAATTAATGATTAATGATTTTGCTTAAAAATTGTTGTGCTCTGATTTCTTTTGGCTGCTCATAAAATTCAATCGCATTTGCATCTTCTAAAATTTGACCATCTGCCATAAAAATCACGCGATCAGCCACTTCTCTTGCAAAGCCCATTTCATGGGTAACAACAACCATCGTCATTCCTTCACGTGCTAATTTTTTCATCACCTCAAGAACTTCCCCAATCATTTCAGGATCAAGTGCTGACGTTGGTTCATCAAACAGCATTACTTCCGGTTGCATAGCTAAGCCCCTTGCAATCGCAATTCGCTGCTGTTGACCACCAGATAATTGAGAAGGGTAGGAATCCTTTTTATCTAACATGCCGACTTTTTCAAGCAACGTTTCTGCTAATTTAGTGGCATCCTCTTTTGATTTTTTTAAGACTTTGATTGGTGCAAGTGTAATGTTTTCTAACACTGTTTTATGAGGGTACAAATTAAAATGCTGAAAGACCATTCCCAGGTTTTTACGAACTTGATTCATATTTGTTCCCTTACCATGTAGATCCACATCATTTATCAAAAGCTGCCCTTCAGTAATATCTTCCAACCCATTAATGCAACGAAGCATCGTACTTTTACCAGAGCCAGAAGGACCGATTACAACCACAACTTCACCTTTTTGTACGGTTAAATTAATGTCTTTCAAGGCGTGAAATGAGCCGTAATATTTTTCAACCTCTTTAAATTCAATCATGAAATCACTCCTCTATTAAGTCGATAATCTAAAGAAACTATTAGAATACGTTCATTATATTTTAATGATAGAGCTATTATATCGGCTAAATAAGCAGTTTGTAAAGTTTTTAGTGAAATTTTTTTTATAAAAGTGCTATCTTGGTGTTACATTTCCTTACATATCAAAGAAAAGTTGCGAAAAAGGTTGGATTGTGTTAATCTAATTTTAATAAATGAAATGGAGGTGAATAAAAGATGAGTGGTAATTTAGTTGGAATGATTGATTTTACAATTTTATTTGTTAGTTTCTGTCATGCCGTTATTTTTAATGTTGCGCAAACAAGGGATAAGTCTGCCCAAAATTTCAACAATTCAATTAAAAATAATTTGCCAACTTGTCTTTTATTTCCCTAATTCAGAAATGATCTGTAACTAGTAAGTCAGTTGGGCAGGTGGAGAATCGTCTCCAGTTGTCCTTTTTTGTTGCAATAAAAGATAAAGATGATGGCACAAAGGAGTAACATCATGTTTATTACAGTCAAAGAAATCGGAAAAACCTTCGGAAGTTTAACCTTATTTGAAGAACTTTCCTTTACAATACCAGAAAACAAAAAAATCGGTTTAGTTGGAGACAATGGGAGTGGGAAATCAAGTTTATTTAAACTTTTACTCGGCATAGAATTCCCTAGTAGTGGAACAATCATCCGAAAAAAGGGGTTGAAAATCGGCTATTTAGAACAATTGCCTGTAGCGCTACCCAATGAAACGGTCTACCAAGTAATTGAACAAAGCTTTCCAACCTTTATCAAAATGAAAACGAAATTGACGTCAATGGAGTGTGAACTAGCTACAGAAACTGATGAAGTTAAAATGTCTTCTCTGCTTTTTAAATATGGGGAATTACAAGAGACGTTTATCGAAATTGGTGGATATGAGTTAGATTACAAAATCCAAAAACTAGCGACAGGTTTAGGAATAGAAACACTTTTAAAAGCAACATTCAATCAATTAAGTGGAGGCGAACAAACCAAAGTCGGTTTAATCAAAACCCTGCTACAAAATCCCGATTTATTATTATTAGATGAACCTACCAATCATTTGGATTTACAAGCAATCGAATGGTTAGAACATTATCTAAAAGAATACAGCGGTGGAGTTGTTATTATTTCTCATGACCGCCATTTCTTAGATGAAGTAGTGGAGCAAATCTACGAGCTTGAAGACAGTGAAGTGAGTATTTTTAATGGCAACTATAGTCGTTATAAAATTCAAAAACAAAAGAAGCTAGAACTAGAATTAAAAGATTACCAAGAACAACAAAAGAAAATCAAAAAACTTCAAGATGCCATTCGCCGTTACCGACAATGGGGAAATGAAAGTGGCAACGAAGATATGTTCAAAAAGGCAAAAAGCTTAGAAAAAAGGGTGCAACGAATTCAACAGCTAGCTAAGCCAACTATGGAAAAAGAAAAAGTTAAACTTACTTTAGAGGTCACACAACGAAGTGGAAAAAAAGTTTTAAGCTTTCACGATGTAAGTAAAGCTTTTGGTGAGAAACACTTATTTACAGAGCTTGATTTCACCTTACTATGGAAACAGCGAGTAGGAATGGTAGGTGAAAATGGCACCGGTAAATCTTCCTTAATACGTTTAGCTTTAAAAGAAATAGCTCCTGATAAAGGAGAAATAAAAATAGGTGAAGGCGTAAAAATAGGGTACTTACCTCAAAAAATTAGTTTTCCAAAAGAAGAAGCAACGGTATTAGCGACCTTCCGTTCAGAAATCGGCATGGAAGAAGGAACAGCTAGACAATTTCTAGCGACGTTTTTATTCTTTGGCAGCGATGTTTTTCGTAAAGTTGGGCAATTAAGTGGCGGGGAACGAATGAGATTACGTTTAGCCATTTTAATGGAACAAGAAACAAATCTCTTGATATTAGATGAGCCAACCAATCATTTAGATATTTCTACCAGAGAAGTAATCGAAGACGTCCTGTCTAATTATCAAGGAACCATTTTTGCAATTTCCCATGACCGTTATTTTTTAGCAAAAGTAACGAATGAAACGTTATGGTTAGATAAAAAGGGCCTAACGATGTACCCTGGCAGTTATCAATGGGCGGCTGCTAAACGAAAAGAACAACTTTCTATTGCAACAATTCCACTTTCAAACAAAAAAATAAAATTATCAGTAGCTACGATTGAAAGGAAATTAGAAGAAAAAACGATTGAATTAACAAAACTCAAACAAAAATTAAAAATCGAACCAGAAAATACGTTATTACTTCAACAAATTAATGAAGTGAAATCCGCTATCAGCTCGTTAGAAAATGAATGGTTACAACAAACTGACAATTAAAGAAAAAAAGCTTCAATCCGTAATCAGATTGAAGCTTCTTCTAAATTAATGATTATTTTTTTCAAAATTCAACAACCATTCTTTCGTCGTTAAGCCAATTTCCGAAGAGCCGCTGTAGCCAACCAGCTTGCCATTTTTACCAATTACCCGATGACAAGGAATCACAATTGGAAAAGGATTATTGCGATTCGCTTGCCCAATAGCCCGGACCGCCTTTGGATTTTCAATGGCTTCAGCAATATCCCCGTAACTTTTTGTTTCGCCATATGGAATTTTTCTTAACGCCTGCCAAACGCTACGTTGAAAAGGAGTGCCTGAATGAATCGAAAGAGGAACCGTAAATTCAGTTAAATTGCCTGAAAAATAAGCTTCTAATTCTTCTTTCAAAGCCAAACAAAAAGGCTCATCATGAGTAGAATTTAGCGTATCCTGCGGGTGAATCGTTAAATTATGAATACTAGTAATACCAAATTCATCTTCTTTTAATTCAAGTAAACCGACTGGGCTTTCGACTAACATAAAGGACCTCCTTGTCTCATTTGATATAAGTTGCTTCTATTATAGTAGAAACAGTTGGACAATAAAAGGTAAATTCATCCTAATGAACGAACTTTAAGAAAAAATAAGAAAAGATTGCTATAATAAAAGAAAACGAATTCTAAAAGAAAAGAAGGCTGGTTAGATGGAACGCATTCATATTTACCATACAAACGATCTCCACTCACATTTTGAAAATTGGCCACGAATTCAGGAATTTTTACTAGAGCAACGTGAGTATGATCGTCAAAAAAATGAAGAAGTATTAATTTTTGATATCGGCGACGCCTTAGACCGAGTTCATCCTTTAACAGAAGCCACTGATGGCAAAGCAAATATCGCAGCCTTAAATCAAATTCATTATGACGGTGCGACAATTGGCAATAACGAAGGCGTAGGAAATTCAAAAAAACAATTGAATCAGCTCTATAGCGAAGCCAATTTTCCTGTTTTGCTGGCTAACTTAATCGATAAAGAAACAAATTTAAAACCAGAATGGGCAGAGTTATTTAAAATTTATCAAACAAAATCAGGACATCGAATCGGCGTCTTTGGTTTAACGGCTCCCTTTCCAACTAGCTATGAACCTAATGGCTGGCATGTGATTGAGCCCGATGATTGTATCCCCGAACTACTAGAAATTCTAATTCCAATGGTAGATAGTATTTTCTTATTATCCCATTTAGGAATTGAAGAAGATCGTAAAATTGCAAACATGTATCCGATGATTAATCTGATTATGGGTTCTCATACGCACCATCTATTGCCAACCGGTGAGAAAAATCGAGAAACTTTTGTGACAGCAGCCGGGAAATTTGGTCAACATATTGGACACATTACCTTGGAACTAGCTGCTGGTAAAATCCAACATGAAAAAGCCGAAGTCATTGCTACTTGTTCACTTCCTCCAACAGCGAATGAAGCAAAACTGATTTCAGACTATGAAGAACAAGGGCATATTCAATTAAAAGAACAAAAAATTGCCTATTTACCAAATGCCTTCTCCATAAGCTGGAAAGGCTCATCTCAGTTAGTCAATTTAGGATTAAAAGCCATTAAAGATTATGCACAAACAGAAGTTGCGATTGTCAATGCGGGTCTTTTTATGAAACCTTTGCAAAAAGGAATCATTTCTAAAAACGACTTACATCAAATATTGCCGCACCCAATGCGAGTTTTAACTTGTACGTTAGACGGAGAAAATCTGGAACGTTTGATTTTAGAAATGGAAAAAAACCGTAACTATTTACGCTATTTCCCTATCAAGGGACTGGGTTTTCGTGGGGAATTATTTGGTGAAATTTGTTACGATGGCATTTCCTATGACAATGAAAGCCAGACCGTTTATTGGCAAGGAGCGAAAGTAGAACCTCAAAAAGAGTATACACTCGCAACTGTCGATCATTTTTTATATGTTCCTTTTTTCCCAACGATTGAAATCAAAGGAAGAAACCAAGTTCTGTTTCCATTTTTTATTCGCGATGTTTTAGGACAATATTTAAAGAGAAACTATCCAATTGCTTAAAAGTTCAGTATAATAGATAAGAACATGAAAATTTGAAGATACGACTTTACGTGGCTTCATTTCATCATAACTAAAATAGGGCGGTGACAAAATGACCCAGGAAAATAAAACAAAAGAACCTAAGCAAGAAGTAATGGAAGCAGCAGTAGTTGAAGAAGTGGCTGTGACTGAACCAGTAGAAGAAAATCTCTTAGTTAAACGAATTGATGAAACAACCATTATGATTGAAGAACAAACCTATGAGATCGTTTTAAACTATCGAGAGGCATTTGATGCTGAAAGACTTTCAGAACGATACAGTGAAATTCTATCAAAATACGATTACATCGTAGCCGATTGGGGTTTTGAACAATTAAGACTAAAAGGCTTCTATGATGATAAAAATCGAAAAGTTTCGCAAGATCAACGCATCAGTACGCTACAAGATTACCTGTATGAATATTGTAATTTTGGTTGTGCTTACTTTGTGTTGCAACGAGTTGGGGAAGTGAAAAAAGAAAAGAGTTTTAAACCAAAAAGATCACGGAACCGTCCAACTAATTCAAATCCTAAAGCAGTAACGACAAAGCCAGAAGCAAAATCACAAAAAAATAAAACAACCAAACCAAACAACACAGCACAAAAAGCATCTAAAAAGAATTTTGTAACAAAAGACGTAACGCAACCAAAACAAGTACAGGTTGTTCAAAAACAAAAGCAAGAACCAAAAGCAAAAATTAAAACAGTAGAAGAAAAAAATGGGCAACGTCACTTTAACATTCGTCGCAATGACGTTGAACAAGTTAAAAATAAATCGTAAGGGGCTTATTACTTTGACTTATAAAGGTTATTTAATTGACTTAGATGGCACGATGTACCGAGGAAAAGAACCAATTCCTGCAGCAACTAGATTTATAGCGCGTTTACAAGAAGCAAACATTCCTTTTTTATTTGTAACAAATAATACAACGAAATCTCAAGAAGAAGTAGCAGAAAATTTAGCGACTAATTTTGATATCCATGTTTCAAAAGAAACCGTTTATACTGGATCAGTGGCAACTGCTAGTTATTTAAAGTCATTGGATAAAGGCAATAAAGTGTTTGTAATTGGTGAATCGGGTTTAAAACAAGAATTACACGAAGCAGGCTTTATTATTGAAGAAAAAAATCCAGATTATGTAGTTGTAGCC
This window encodes:
- a CDS encoding sensor histidine kinase, with the protein product MVLNHKLIFQLLLLFALGAFQEIQHFQQFGFFLLGCLLYFSISLLFYSCKTKKQQQLVALGLLVSLVVFGTFCSQLFYYLIPITIGGYWVDFALFYRFTWLKFCLVGVPFFIFKDSFLLIASYSLVSLLTFFVLYLEEKIQTLTLQLRDYQLNQKQANQRQEQHVSQQQQQLLQLETHNQLAHLFHDEIGHSLTGALIQMEAAKKTMRGNPNQSEHLLNNAIAITKDGVEQIRLVLKQLKPPQESLGIQRLKGDLIAFSTDYAIQTSLQFSGDLTSISPVMWHVFSQNLKEALTNCLKYAEASRIEVELAVYHKFVRLEIKDNGIGTKDFQASLGLTGMEERTAQLGGTLLVVGYPHFMVTTLIPLSTHENSHI
- a CDS encoding response regulator transcription factor → MIRILIADDNVFITGGMAIVLNSYDDIEVVGTVANGQEALNYCLETPIDVVLMDVRMPIMDGVAATQKIVQQTQTKVLILTTFDDDDYISEALENGAKGYLLKNNDPDVIAQTIRSVALNQHVLQETIFEKFRLQLKTNQNEALSPTIDLSPFTTREVEIMASIAKGLSNKEIGKVLFISDGTVANYISTILSKTGLAHRTQIAIYFLTGKIGE
- a CDS encoding ABC transporter permease/substrate-binding protein, whose protein sequence is MMTLIETFQERKEDLATALLQHIQISFVALLIAVLIALPLGIYLTSHKKIAEPIIQVAAIFQTIPSLALLGLMIPLVGIGTLPAVIALVIYALLPILRNTYTGIAEVDPSLVEAASAMGMNRWRSLYKVQIPIAMPVIMAGIRTAMVLIIGTATLAALIGAGGLGSLILLGIDRNNHQLILLGAIPAALLAIIFDYLLRIFERISFKKSLITLGTLAVVILGFILIPLINQPQKEVVIAGKLGAEPEILINMYKYLIEDETDLKVTLKPNMGKTSFLFNALQKGDIDIYPEFTGTVLETFLNEPSKSHDENQVYQQAKTGLDKQFKMAYLDPMKYNNTYALAVSQNYAKEHQLSSISDLQAVSHTANVGFTLEFADRNDGYKGIQKLYGITFDRLQTMEPKLRYSAIEAGDIQVIDAYSTDSELAQYKLTVLKDDRQLFPPYQGAPLLLNSTLEKYPELAAILNKLGGKITDDEMRKMNYEVNINNQSAATVAKEFLQKKGFLE
- a CDS encoding ABC transporter ATP-binding protein; the protein is MIRFENVSKSYSPGKPVVSDLTLEINEGEFFVLIGPSGSGKTTTLKMINRLIPLTTGTIRIQNKPIIDYTIHELRWNIGYVLQQIALFPNMTIEENITTVPEMKKWSKTQMKERVTELLTSVGLDAESYRHRLPSELSGGEQQRVGVLRAMAADPDIILMDEPFSALDPISKKNLQEDVAKLHQQVKKTIVFVTHDMQEALKLGDRICIMKEGHVEQIGTPDEICQNPKNEFVREFLQSGNVAVTTSQTVQTLMAMNHFSTSPLALEETEALVVTKETSVDDLILALTRFPIVQIIEDSTYLGKITHQDFLAFLSSGIQKGGTD
- a CDS encoding amino acid ABC transporter permease, whose product is MNFIEAFSWINIRFLLDGLWVTIMVAVLSIIFSFVIGGIAGLIRFMKVPFISAIVGVLIDIIRNLPLLLIIFFTYFALPQVGIRLSIFWSSVAALTIFESAMLSEIIRAGLNAVPKGQMEAGRSTGLTYGQTLWSIIFPQAFQKMLPPIVSQFISLIKDTSLAVIISLPELTHNAKIIYGQDTTAVLPMFAAMTFLYFIVCFLLSRVSKRLELKLQ
- a CDS encoding amino acid ABC transporter permease, whose translation is MGTILSTYSTPLIEGFKYTLYASLLALLFSLIIGTLMAIFQLSHKKWVQYFAKAYVEFFRNIPLLIIVMFFYVVAPLYWFQLNGFTAGTIGLTLYTSAFIAETVRAGIESVPKGQLEAGLSSGFTYSKVMWYIILPQAFKIVIPPLGNQFINLVKNSSILAMVAGLDLMYQGDLIASETFNTFDTYLIVGGFYLILTLPLSYLMKHIEKRLEVKN
- a CDS encoding transporter substrate-binding domain-containing protein — translated: MKQLLKKGALLFLMMLVLTACGKASVANEDIKTRIKTSPTIVWGVKTDTRLFGLINIESREIEGFDIDIAKALTTEILGKDGKAEFVEVTSKTRIPLLKNGNIDAIIATMTISDERKKVVDFTDSYFDAGQSLLVKKGSPIKSIADLNARTTVLAVKGSTSAINIRANAPETKVLELENYAEAFTALQSGQGDAMTTDNSILLGIAEENPDYELAGGNFTDEPYGIAINKGQEPFLKEVNHALETIRSNGTYDKIYQKWFPKK
- a CDS encoding amino acid ABC transporter ATP-binding protein → MIEFKEVEKYYGSFHALKDINLTVQKGEVVVVIGPSGSGKSTMLRCINGLEDITEGQLLINDVDLHGKGTNMNQVRKNLGMVFQHFNLYPHKTVLENITLAPIKVLKKSKEDATKLAETLLEKVGMLDKKDSYPSQLSGGQQQRIAIARGLAMQPEVMLFDEPTSALDPEMIGEVLEVMKKLAREGMTMVVVTHEMGFAREVADRVIFMADGQILEDANAIEFYEQPKEIRAQQFLSKIINH
- the abc-f gene encoding ribosomal protection-like ABC-F family protein, translated to MFITVKEIGKTFGSLTLFEELSFTIPENKKIGLVGDNGSGKSSLFKLLLGIEFPSSGTIIRKKGLKIGYLEQLPVALPNETVYQVIEQSFPTFIKMKTKLTSMECELATETDEVKMSSLLFKYGELQETFIEIGGYELDYKIQKLATGLGIETLLKATFNQLSGGEQTKVGLIKTLLQNPDLLLLDEPTNHLDLQAIEWLEHYLKEYSGGVVIISHDRHFLDEVVEQIYELEDSEVSIFNGNYSRYKIQKQKKLELELKDYQEQQKKIKKLQDAIRRYRQWGNESGNEDMFKKAKSLEKRVQRIQQLAKPTMEKEKVKLTLEVTQRSGKKVLSFHDVSKAFGEKHLFTELDFTLLWKQRVGMVGENGTGKSSLIRLALKEIAPDKGEIKIGEGVKIGYLPQKISFPKEEATVLATFRSEIGMEEGTARQFLATFLFFGSDVFRKVGQLSGGERMRLRLAILMEQETNLLILDEPTNHLDISTREVIEDVLSNYQGTIFAISHDRYFLAKVTNETLWLDKKGLTMYPGSYQWAAAKRKEQLSIATIPLSNKKIKLSVATIERKLEEKTIELTKLKQKLKIEPENTLLLQQINEVKSAISSLENEWLQQTDN